In Tribolium castaneum strain GA2 chromosome 4, icTriCast1.1, whole genome shotgun sequence, one DNA window encodes the following:
- the LOC100142563 gene encoding uncharacterized protein LOC100142563, which translates to MDTRIFLVLTVLFYCVNTLEVVAPSISSIVNRITNTTFGIVRGGISIFSRTVERIITTFGRVEDRLRELLEEFRRQIVRGIPELSIPILDPLHVDKIEFNVVHEAAGLKGSVEDVTVKHISKFEIDDERFSDLGNLRFKLDLNLTFPYLTIDGFYKLNGIIGDSIPVFGNGKFWLHLIDFKLAISAVIKFDYLKLRLTSLNIDIKLRKLENHFDNLMDDEEIGELFNKAISKMAPEAVDMLWPDIKQPVEEQIKKYVNSVLENATVASLARRLFNIR; encoded by the exons ATGGATACACGAATTTTTCTAGTGCTTACTGTACTGTTCTACTGTGTGAACACCTTGGAAGTTGTGGCGCCGTCGATCAGCTCCATCGTTAATCGGATCACAAACACGACGTTCG gGATTGTTCGCGGAGGGATTAGTATTTTCTCTCGGACGGTCGAAAGGATTATTACGACCTTTGGACGGGTCGAAGACAGGTTGCGCGAACTTCTGGAAGAGTTCAGGAGGCAAATTGTTAGGGGAATCCCCGAATTGAGTATTCCAATCTTGGACCCGCTTCATGTTGATAAGATCGAGTTTAATGTCGTCCACGAAGCTGCAGG CCTCAAGGGCAGCGTGGAAGACGTCACGGTCAAGCACATCTCGAAATTCGAGATCGACGATGAAAGATTCAGCGATTTGGGAAATTTGCGTTTCAAGTTAGATTTGAATTTAACTTTTCCGTATCTGACCATTGACGGCTTTTACAAATTAAACGGGATAATTGGGGACTCGATTCCGGTATTTGGCAACGGTAAATTCTG GTTACATTTAATAGATTTCAAATTGGCCATTTCGGCTGTAATTAAATTCGATTATCTCAAATTAAGATTGACGTCTTTAAATATTGACATTAAACTGAGAAAATTAGAGAACCATTTCGATAATTTGATGGACGACGAGGAAATCGGCGAGCTTTTCAATAAGGCCATCTCGAAAATGGCCCCCGAAGCGGTCGATATGCTGTGGCCCGACATCAAACAGCCGGTGGAAGAACAAATTAAGAAA taCGTAAACAGTGTCCTCGAGAACGCCACTGTTGCCAGCCTAGCCAGAAGACTGTTCAATATTAGATAA
- the LOC103312164 gene encoding uncharacterized protein LOC103312164, with translation MIKFRMYKQSKHHYAPRKFFVISDHKMPLKNIFVIFRLVIFAISLSQNKAQNEILRQYISEITSTNQQRTLVLIYNNVGTFRDFSSHFYGLALPVYNVYLGELRKFNGKYGEKYDIAVTYEESKLYFVVLNDLKQLYTALPLIRKIYFWRDRDRVVVLINEKFREQEAKATFRHCFQFYIINIVFVFVKDRIEPFTYNPFSGRLATPGRFFPDKFRDLFGYNLKISMFPSVVNTFSNKTYHGRDGKMSLTIAHHINATYTYLRPRATPLAPVLNQYDDVAERVAEVGFNTRYVKFNFRNLIEKTYPHDRDDLACLIPQEYVQKFGLLPAGVWGLSVAASAVFFCYVLVANRRFDVVNVLMTILLLLFNKPVKESRNFNFRLALISYLTFSAFLNTLIVCRLASIVTAPKYLAGIETVKELAGTEHRILTIDRFQELLNASLVPPLRAKILPRLTIIKEEQYLSEINKHRKIAFICKDHLANYAQIQKENYPNGIQFYRVMKERILPALSCYIVSYGSPFLTRFDSLIQRIVESGIHDYWKTKTWEKLGIHHQFRTNQDNYKGRVAEASLQIAQKVLLYGLGSAALAFLLELQSGAEASKRLICYISVIFKKVIISRIKLFRNKNEKH, from the coding sequence ATGATCAAATTCCGAATGTACAAACAAAGCAAACATCATTACGCGCCGAGAAAATTTTTCGTGATTTCAGATCACAAGATGCCACTGAAGAATATATTCGTAATTTTCCGCCTCGTTATTTTTGCCATCAGTCTCTCTCAAAATAAGGCCCAGAACGAAATTCTCCGCCAGTACATAAGCGAAATAACATCAACAAATCAACAAAGAACACTCGTATTAATCTACAATAACGTGGGCACATTTCGCGATTTTTCCTCGCATTTCTACGGCCTGGCCCTGCCTGTGTACAACGTTTATCTGGGAGAATTGCGCAAATTCAACGGCAAATACGGCGAGAAATACGACATCGCCGTTACGTACGAAGAGAGTAAGTTATACTTTGTGGTTCTGAACGATTTGAAACAGCTTTACACCGCCTTGCCTTTGATACGCAAAATCTACTTCTGGCGAGACCGCGACCGAGTCGTTGTTTTGATTAATGAAAAATTCCGGGAGCAGGAAGCGAAAGCGACTTTTCGCCACTGCTTCCAGTTTTACATAATTAACATCGTCTTCGTGTTCGTGAAAGATCGCATCGAACCCTTCACTTATAATCCCTTCAGTGGCCGTTTGGCCACACCGGGGCGTTTCTTCCCGGACAAATTCCGGGACCTGTTTGGCTACAACTTGAAGATTTCCATGTTCCCGAGCGTTGTCAACACTTTCAGCAATAAGACGTATCACGGGCGTGACGGTAAGATGTCACTTACCATCGCACATCACATTAACGCCACTTACACCTACCTGCGCCCCCGGGCCACGCCGCTGGCCCCGGTCTTGAACCAGTACGACGACGTGGCGGAACGAGTGGCGGAGGTGGGTTTCAACACCCGCTATGTAAAGTTCAATTTTCGGAATCTGATCGAGAAAACCTACCCTCATGACCGGGACGACCTGGCGTGTTTGATACCGCAGGAGTACGTGCAAAAGTTCGGCCTGCTCCCGGCCGGCGTCTGGGGCTTGTCAGTGGCGGCGTCTGCGGTCTTTTTCTGCTATGTTCTGGTGGCGAACCGGCGCTTCGACGTGGTTAACGTCCTAATGACGATTCTGCTGCTTTTGTTCAACAAGCCGGTCAAAGAAAGCCGAAATTTCAATTTCCGGCTGGCTTTAATTTCCTACTTGACATTCAGCGCTTTCCTCAACACTTTGATAGTTTGTCGACTGGCTAGCATTGTAACTGCGCCGAAATACCTCGCCGGGATTGAGACCGTGAAAGAGTTAGCCGGGACCGAGCACCGGATCCTCACCATCGACAGATTCCAAGAGCTGTTAAACGCCTCTTTAGTCCCACCGCTGCGTGCGAAAATTCTGCCGCGGCTCACTATCATTAAAGAGGAGCAATATTTGAGCGAGATAAACAAACACAGGAAGATCGCGTTTATATGCAAAGACCATTTGGCAAATTACGCCCAAATTCAAAAAGAGAATTATCCTAATGGCATTCAGTTCTATCGCGTTATGAAAGAAAGGATTTTGCCAGCCCTCAGCTGTTACATTGTTAGTTACGGCTCGCCGTTTTTAACCAGATTTGACAGCTTAATTCAGAGAATTGTCGAATCGGGAATACACGATTATTGGAAAACGAAAACTTGGGAGAAATTGGGAATTCATCATCAATTTCGAACTAATCAGGATAATTACAAAGGGAGGGTCGCCGAGGCTAGCCTCCAAATTGCCCAAAAAGTCCTCCTCTACGGCCTGGGGAGCGCCGCTCTTGCCTTTCTCCTGGAACTACAGTCGGGGGCCGAAGCCTCCAAGCGCCTGATTTGCTACATcagtgtaatttttaaaaaagtaataatttctagaatcaaattatttcgaaataaGAACGAAAAACACTGA